CACTCATGTCGTCTGTGTGTTGGCACGCGATAACAATCGCGGTGATTCTTTTTGGAACATTGTCATGGTATTCGACGCTGACTTGCGATTTTCCATCTGGTCCAATGTTTTTGATTAATCCTGACTTTCTACAAAATGCTAATTTTTCTGTTAATCTGTGCGCTAAAATAATTGGTAATGGCATCAATTCAGGTGTTTCTTTGCACGCGAAGCCGTACATCATTCCCTGATCTCCAGCTCCTTGTTCTTTTCCTGATTTCTCGTCTACTCCTTGCGCAATATCCGCGCTCTGTCCATGAATAGAGACAAGAACTCCCGCGTCTTCGCAGTCAATTCCAAAAGAAGGATCTGTATAGCCAATTTCTTTGAGTTTTCTTCTGACAATTCGTTGGACGTCCGCGAATCCTGATGTGGTGACTTCTCCCGCGACAACAACTAATCCTGTTGTGGTCATTGTTTCCACAGCGACTCTGCTGTAGGGATCTTGCGCGATTAAGCTGTCGAGAACAGCGTCGCTGATTTGGTCGCAAATTTTATCTGGATGTCCTTCTGTTACTGATTCTGATGTGACGTATGTTATTTTTGCCATTGTTTTTCCCTCCGATAAATGGATTTTATTCTTTTGAAAGAGGGTTTCATTATAAAGGTACTTGAAAGAATTATTCTGATTGGAATAATGTTGTGCCAGAATTATGTTGTGAGGGAGTGGTTGTGAAAATGTTGCTTGTAAATTGATCTTTTTTCATGTACACGCACCCTCTTTGCTTTTTAGTATCTTCAAATATTTATTAAAAATAATACTAAAAATAAAAGATTGCGTAGACATACAAGGTCTTTGCTTGGCGATTACAAAACGGCTCACGAGATTTGTCTTTTGAGGCAGAAAATTTATAATCATAGAAAGCTCTGAAAATTCATGGTCAAATGTCCATTATGCGATAAAGGGGAATTAAAAAAAGGAAAAGTAAAGGAAACTATGTTTGGTGTTTTCTTAGGTGAATTTCCAGCAGACATTTCTTCTTCTTGCGGTGACTCTTTTACTGATGAAAAGACAACGCAGCTTATACAAAAAATAGCAAAGAAAAAAATTGAAAAATCCTACGCTACCACAACATCCTTCTTTGCCATAATTCTTTTCCACGCAAATCCAAGAACAACAAGATACGTCACATAACTGAAGATTTCTAACAACGAAGGATTTCCATTATACCCAAACAAGCCTTTCATGAACTCTCCAACTACTCCTTTCTCATGCAACGCAGGATAACTGCCATCTGGATTCAACGCAGGATTAATGTCCCAAATATGCTCGATCATTGGTGGCAACACGCCTGCTTCTTCAAACTCATGCACTCCATGCGCAACTAATCCTGCCGCAAAAAGTAATAGTAAAACACTTGTAGCTGTAAAATATTTTTTTAATGGGACGCGAACCGCCGCGACAAAAATTAAATATCCTAAAATAACTGCTGCTCCAATTCCTAACGTCGCGCCAAGAAGACTATTTCCACCTGTCGCGATCGCCGCAGCGTTCAAGAAAATAACTGTTTCAATTCCTTCTCGCAACACCGCGAGGAAGACCAATAAAAATAAATCAAATCGCTGCGCTTTGGAAAGATGCACCGCGACCTGCGCTTCAAGTTTTTCCGCGATTTTGCCTTGCTTCATCATCCACAAAATCATTGTGGTCAGCATAACCGCGCCAAGAAGCATGGTAATTCCTTCAAAGATTTGTTCTGCCGCTCCTTCAAAGCCGCCAGCAAGGGTATTGAATAAAATCGCGCCGATAACGCTTGCGACAAGCCCCGCGACAAGTCCAACATAAACGACAGGATTATACTTTGTTTCTTTTGTTTTTGTTAAATAACTTAGAATGATGCCCACAATTAACGCGACTTCTAACGTCTCTCGAAACGTGATGATGAATTCAGATAACATGCGTTTTTGGTTTTATCACTTATTTATATGTGTTGTGAATTTCACTTGATTTTATTCCAATCCGACTAAATCTTTCAGGGAGTTTTAAAAAGAGATTCTTCTTTATTGTTCTTATGGCACTTGAAAACTTATTTGAAACTGCGCCGAGACAAGCGGATGTGACAGGTTTACTTCCACGAGCTTTTGCAGAACGCACATCCAAACCTGCAGGATATCTTGTTGTTGGATTGCACACGCGCGATTTTTTAGATGTTAGTGTTTATGGCGTTCGCTCAATTACTAACCTTACAAGACCTGATAATGGTGCATATCATAACAATGGCGTTGTTCATGCAGTTCTTCAACTTGATTTTAGTCCTGACGCTTTACTTACTCGAGAATTCTATTTCGCTTCTCCACAATCAGAAGAAGCAATTCGCAGGCAACTTTGCTTTAGTCAAAATTGTGGGTATTCTCTTCCGTATGATCTCCAAACTCTGACTACTACTTCTACAGACCATGATGCAACTGTCTCTGTTCCTTCTGAACAGCTTGCAAAACATCACAGAAATCTTCGTCCTGGGAAAGTACAGTATGTGCGTCGAAGAAAAGAAGACGCATTAGTTCTTCCCTGCCCTACTTTGTATTATACCACTTCCCTTGATGAAGCGCAAGAAGCAGTTCGATTGCTGAAACAGCAGGCATTAGAATACTGAAGTTTTCCACTGGTGTGAGCAAAGCGGTCACCAGTGGTACGATTATTTCAATGGTGGAAAACTTTAGTAGTCCCAAGCGACCGACCCGAGCGAAGCGAGCATGTCATCTGATCTATTGATCGGTGGTGGTCGGTCGCTTTTGACTTTCGTTGATGTTATTTGATCAGCTTCATTATCTTACTTGTCGTTGTCACATCGCCAAAATGCGCTGCAATTCCTTTCAACGTATTCTCTTGCGCTTCTTGAGAAAGGGTATAATTCATATCCGCGCAAAAGAAAATATTGTAATCTTGAAACATTCCGCTTCTCGCCGTGGATTCACAACACACTTCAGTCATTGTTCCTGTGATGATGAGATTTTTTATTTTTTTATTTTTCAAAATATTTCCTAGATTTGTGTTATAAAACGCGTCATATCGTGTTTTATTGATAATGATG
This Candidatus Woesearchaeota archaeon DNA region includes the following protein-coding sequences:
- a CDS encoding methionine adenosyltransferase, giving the protein MAKITYVTSESVTEGHPDKICDQISDAVLDSLIAQDPYSRVAVETMTTTGLVVVAGEVTTSGFADVQRIVRRKLKEIGYTDPSFGIDCEDAGVLVSIHGQSADIAQGVDEKSGKEQGAGDQGMMYGFACKETPELMPLPIILAHRLTEKLAFCRKSGLIKNIGPDGKSQVSVEYHDNVPKRITAIVIACQHTDDMSEDVLKQEITEKVIKPVCAQYMDAATKLHINATGKFVIGGPEGDTGVTGRKIIVDTYGGVGRHGGGAFSGKDPSKVDRSGAYAARYVAKNIVAAGLADKCEVQLSYAIGVARPTSVNVDCFGTAKVSEEKIVAAVNKHFPLTPKWIIETLQLRRPIYQKTAAYGHFGRNDADFTWERTDMAEILKQECLN
- a CDS encoding FTR1 family protein, with the protein product MLSEFIITFRETLEVALIVGIILSYLTKTKETKYNPVVYVGLVAGLVASVIGAILFNTLAGGFEGAAEQIFEGITMLLGAVMLTTMILWMMKQGKIAEKLEAQVAVHLSKAQRFDLFLLVFLAVLREGIETVIFLNAAAIATGGNSLLGATLGIGAAVILGYLIFVAAVRVPLKKYFTATSVLLLLFAAGLVAHGVHEFEEAGVLPPMIEHIWDINPALNPDGSYPALHEKGVVGEFMKGLFGYNGNPSLLEIFSYVTYLVVLGFAWKRIMAKKDVVVA